A section of the Bryobacteraceae bacterium genome encodes:
- the fdnH gene encoding formate dehydrogenase codes for MARALLFDSTLCIGCRECERACSEGKHLPYDEKIAQEEQTSARKLTAIRTHGERFSRKLCMHCLDPACASVCPVAALEKTAAGPVIYHPERCMGCRYCMVSCVFGVPTYEWNSRLPYVRKCDGCADRVAGNEPTRCAEACPTGATLFGDRDELIAEAKKRLAEKPDEYYPRIYGIEEAGGTSVLVLSAVPFDQIGYPVNIEKVALPQYTWAALKHVPDVVVMGTVLLGGIHWLTHRKEEVARKEGRS; via the coding sequence ATGGCGAGAGCACTCTTGTTCGACAGCACCCTTTGCATCGGGTGCCGGGAATGCGAGCGGGCCTGTTCGGAAGGCAAACATCTTCCTTACGACGAGAAGATCGCGCAGGAAGAGCAGACTTCAGCCCGCAAGCTGACGGCGATCAGGACGCACGGGGAGCGTTTCTCGAGAAAACTGTGCATGCACTGCCTGGACCCGGCATGTGCATCGGTATGCCCGGTGGCGGCGCTGGAGAAGACCGCCGCCGGGCCGGTCATTTATCATCCCGAACGCTGCATGGGATGCCGGTATTGCATGGTTTCCTGTGTCTTCGGCGTTCCGACCTACGAGTGGAACTCGCGCCTGCCGTATGTGCGCAAATGCGACGGGTGCGCCGACCGCGTTGCCGGCAATGAGCCGACACGATGCGCGGAGGCCTGTCCGACCGGCGCGACGCTGTTTGGGGACCGCGACGAGCTGATCGCCGAGGCGAAGAAGCGCCTGGCGGAGAAGCCGGATGAGTACTACCCGCGCATTTATGGGATCGAAGAGGCCGGCGGCACATCGGTACTGGTTCTCTCCGCGGTGCCGTTCGACCAGATCGGCTATCCGGTGAACATCGAGAAGGTGGCCCTGCCGCAATACACGTGGGCGGCGCTGAAGCACGTTCCCGACGTCGTGGTGATGGGCACGGTGCTGCTCGGCGGCATCCACTGGCTGACGCACCGCAAGGAAGAAGTGGCGAGGAAGGAGGGCCGCTCATGA
- the fdnI gene encoding formate dehydrogenase, whose product MMEGIRRYFWRALFVVIMAAGAWATYLRFWGGLGAATNLSDQFPWGIWIGFDVLCGVGLAAGGFTLAATVHIFNIKSFRPVVRPAILTAFLGYLLVVVALLFDLGHPYRIWHPIIMWNPRSVMFEVGWCVTLYTTVLFLEFLPVVLERLKWHTALKVMKAATLPIIIAGVILSTLHQSSLGSLFLIMPNRLHPLWWTPLLPVLFFISAVATGLAMTIFESWHSSKAFGRQLEYGLVCRMTRVLAVITAIYLTLRFLDLSHRGALSTLNQPGFERWMFGLEIVLMAVPMLMFFREKTRQHPLAVYLGVVMWLLGFVTNRMNVSVTGLERSSGVHYFPKWSEIAVTLAIIAAGFAIFRLAAHYLPVFEEEHEEEATTPAGSGRIPTLEAARVPGD is encoded by the coding sequence ATGATGGAAGGAATCCGGAGATACTTCTGGCGCGCTCTGTTTGTGGTCATCATGGCCGCCGGCGCGTGGGCCACATACCTCCGCTTCTGGGGCGGGCTGGGTGCTGCCACCAACCTGAGCGACCAGTTCCCCTGGGGCATCTGGATCGGCTTTGATGTCCTGTGCGGCGTCGGCCTCGCGGCCGGCGGTTTCACGCTGGCGGCGACGGTGCACATCTTTAACATCAAGTCCTTCCGGCCGGTCGTCCGTCCCGCCATTCTGACGGCTTTTCTCGGCTACCTGTTGGTGGTGGTGGCGCTGCTGTTCGACCTCGGCCATCCCTACCGCATCTGGCACCCGATCATCATGTGGAACCCGCGTTCGGTGATGTTCGAGGTGGGCTGGTGCGTCACGCTCTACACCACGGTGCTGTTCCTGGAGTTCCTTCCAGTGGTGCTTGAGAGGCTGAAGTGGCACACGGCGCTGAAGGTGATGAAGGCGGCGACGCTGCCCATCATCATCGCCGGCGTCATTCTGTCCACGCTGCACCAGAGCTCGCTGGGCAGCCTGTTCCTGATCATGCCGAACAGGCTCCATCCGCTGTGGTGGACTCCGCTGCTGCCGGTGCTGTTTTTCATCTCGGCGGTCGCCACAGGGCTGGCGATGACGATCTTCGAGTCCTGGCACAGCTCGAAGGCTTTCGGGCGTCAGCTCGAATACGGGCTGGTGTGCCGCATGACGCGCGTGCTGGCAGTGATCACGGCCATCTACCTGACGCTGCGCTTTCTCGACCTCAGCCACCGCGGCGCGCTTTCGACGCTGAACCAGCCGGGCTTTGAGCGCTGGATGTTCGGCCTTGAGATCGTGCTGATGGCCGTGCCCATGCTCATGTTCTTCCGTGAGAAGACGCGCCAGCATCCGCTGGCCGTCTATCTGGGCGTGGTGATGTGGCTGCTGGGATTCGTGACCAACCGGATGAACGTCAGCGTCACCGGGCTGGAGCGGAGCTCGGGCGTGCACTACTTCCCCAAGTGGAGCGAAATCGCGGTGACGCTGGCGATCATCGCCGCAGGCTTTGCCATCTTCCGCCTGGCGGCCCATTACCTGCCCGTGTTCGAGGAAGAGCACGAAGAGGAGGCCACCACGCCGGCAGGGTCGGGCCGCATCCCGACGCTCGAAGCGGCCCGTGTCCCGGGAGACTGA
- a CDS encoding two-component sensor histidine kinase, translating to MLRAVRLPRFGLAAKLAAWLTVGVVICFFLFGYAHQRLEQRHLESLVSLSAQRVADVIHFSAWQAMLRNDQQMLYTMIRDIGREPGIRRLRIINEVGLVRYSTDAAEIGTMVDKQAEACYACHAQAEPLTRLQRKDRTRIFRGDDGHRVLAVILPIENHPDCSAAACHAHPPSRRILGVIDAHLSLDAVDEQLAEHRTQMLAFTMGAAVIGCLMAICFVWFFVHRPVHDLVAGIMRLAQGDLSCRIQVRSRDELGMLAESFNQMAEDLERTHDELRKWAETLEERVRQKTAELEAAQKSLIHTEKMASLGRLAATVAHEVNNPLFGMLTYARLVLKDIQKPDLDEATRQRMMDNLRIIERESRRCGDLMKNLLAFARQSTPQRLRVQLNQVVDRAVKLVAHQYELSQIALRTMLDPALPEIDCDPGQIQQVLIVLLANAQEALGRGGEVVVETRRREDGLELVVRDNGPGIPKELHLQIFEPFFSTKDDPHRTGLGLAVAKGIVERHGGTITLKSEPGRGAEFIIFLPFEPREPEGAEETVMKGEA from the coding sequence ATGCTTCGCGCCGTCCGCCTGCCACGATTCGGCCTGGCGGCGAAGCTCGCCGCCTGGCTTACGGTGGGTGTGGTCATCTGTTTCTTCCTGTTCGGATACGCGCACCAGCGGCTCGAGCAGCGCCACCTCGAGTCGCTGGTCTCGCTTTCGGCGCAGCGCGTGGCCGACGTGATCCACTTCTCCGCCTGGCAGGCGATGCTGCGCAACGACCAGCAGATGCTGTATACGATGATCCGCGACATTGGCCGCGAGCCCGGCATCCGGCGGCTGCGGATCATCAACGAGGTGGGCCTGGTGCGCTACTCGACCGACGCGGCCGAGATCGGCACAATGGTCGACAAGCAGGCCGAGGCCTGTTACGCCTGCCACGCGCAGGCGGAGCCGCTGACGCGGCTCCAGCGCAAGGACCGCACCCGCATCTTCCGCGGCGATGACGGCCACCGGGTGCTGGCGGTCATTCTGCCCATCGAGAACCATCCCGATTGCAGTGCCGCCGCCTGCCACGCGCATCCGCCCTCGCGCCGCATCCTGGGGGTCATCGACGCCCATCTTTCGCTGGACGCGGTAGACGAGCAGCTCGCCGAGCACCGCACCCAGATGCTCGCCTTCACCATGGGAGCCGCCGTCATTGGCTGTCTGATGGCCATCTGCTTTGTGTGGTTCTTCGTGCACCGTCCGGTGCATGACCTCGTCGCCGGGATCATGCGGCTGGCCCAGGGCGACCTGAGCTGCCGCATTCAGGTGCGCTCGCGCGACGAGCTCGGCATGCTGGCCGAGTCCTTCAATCAGATGGCCGAAGACCTCGAGCGCACACACGACGAGCTGAGGAAGTGGGCCGAGACGCTCGAGGAGCGGGTCCGGCAGAAAACGGCCGAGCTTGAGGCGGCGCAGAAGAGCCTGATCCACACCGAAAAAATGGCGTCGCTCGGGCGGCTGGCCGCGACGGTGGCCCATGAGGTGAACAACCCGCTGTTCGGCATGCTTACTTACGCGCGGCTGGTGCTCAAGGACATTCAGAAACCGGACCTCGACGAGGCCACGCGGCAGCGCATGATGGACAATCTGCGCATCATCGAACGGGAGAGCCGGCGCTGCGGCGACCTGATGAAAAACCTGCTCGCCTTCGCCCGGCAGTCGACGCCGCAGCGGCTTCGGGTCCAGCTCAACCAGGTGGTCGACCGGGCGGTAAAGCTGGTGGCGCACCAGTACGAACTCAGCCAGATCGCCCTGCGCACGATGCTCGACCCGGCCCTGCCTGAGATCGACTGCGATCCCGGCCAGATCCAGCAGGTGCTCATCGTGCTGCTGGCCAACGCGCAGGAGGCGCTCGGCCGCGGCGGCGAGGTTGTAGTGGAAACGCGGCGCCGCGAGGACGGGCTGGAGCTGGTCGTCCGCGACAACGGCCCTGGCATCCCGAAGGAGCTCCACCTGCAGATCTTCGAGCCGTTCTTTTCCACCAAGGACGATCCGCACCGCACCGGCCTTGGCCTGGCCGTGGCCAAAGGCATCGTCGAGCGCCACGGCGGCACAATCACCCTGAAGTCCGAGCCCGGCCGCGGCGCCGAGTTCATCATCTTCCTGCCCTTCGAGCCGCGGGAGCCGGAGGGCGCAGAGGAAACCGTCATGAAGGGAGAAGCGTGA
- a CDS encoding acetoacetate metabolism regulatory protein AtoC: protein MAAPSILIVDDDIVVRDSLGKWFESEGFDVSIAPGAAAALEMLAGRRFDLALVDIKMPGVDGIELQAKLREIDPSMPVIIMTGFASVETAVKALKNGAYDYITKPFDPDELVHLVNKAISHKRAEKEVSRLRENLEQIFPETKLIGQSPAMKRVIELVETVAPTDATVLITGESGTGKEVVARAIHALSPRRYNPMVVIHCGALTESLLESELFGHERGAFTGAQARKKGKFEVADGGTVFLDEISDISLKVQTELLRVLQEKEIVRVGDTMPIKVDFRAIAATNKSLERLVEERLFRPDLYYRLNVFTINLPPLRERREDIPLLANHFLEKFARQMNRPVQRLAPETLELLMRYDWPGNVRELENSLERALLMRREGDLKPEDFPFQLHPSGPLIATGRRLEDVERAHIERILAETNWNLSKAARILDIDRTTLYNKIRKYGLREPAGR from the coding sequence ATGGCAGCCCCAAGCATCCTCATCGTCGATGACGACATCGTGGTTCGCGACTCGCTCGGCAAGTGGTTTGAGAGCGAGGGCTTCGACGTGTCGATCGCGCCCGGAGCGGCCGCCGCCCTCGAGATGCTTGCTGGCCGCCGCTTCGACCTTGCCCTCGTTGACATCAAGATGCCGGGCGTCGACGGCATCGAGCTTCAGGCCAAGCTCCGCGAGATCGACCCCTCGATGCCGGTCATCATCATGACCGGTTTTGCCAGCGTGGAGACCGCGGTGAAGGCGTTGAAGAACGGCGCTTACGACTACATCACCAAGCCCTTCGACCCCGACGAGCTCGTCCACCTGGTCAACAAGGCCATCTCGCACAAGCGCGCCGAGAAGGAAGTGTCGCGCCTGCGGGAGAACCTTGAGCAGATCTTCCCGGAGACGAAGCTGATCGGCCAGAGCCCGGCGATGAAGCGCGTCATCGAGCTCGTCGAAACGGTCGCTCCCACGGACGCCACCGTGTTGATCACCGGCGAAAGCGGCACCGGCAAGGAGGTGGTGGCGCGGGCCATTCACGCGCTCAGCCCGCGGCGCTACAACCCGATGGTGGTCATCCACTGCGGGGCGCTCACGGAGTCGCTGCTCGAAAGCGAGCTCTTCGGCCATGAGCGCGGCGCCTTCACCGGCGCACAGGCGCGCAAGAAGGGCAAGTTCGAGGTGGCAGACGGCGGCACCGTGTTTCTGGACGAGATCAGCGACATCAGCCTCAAGGTGCAGACCGAGCTGTTGCGCGTGCTCCAGGAGAAAGAGATCGTCCGCGTCGGCGACACCATGCCCATCAAGGTGGACTTCCGCGCCATCGCCGCCACCAACAAGAGCCTGGAACGGCTGGTCGAAGAACGGCTGTTCCGCCCGGATCTCTATTACCGGCTCAACGTCTTCACCATCAACCTGCCGCCGCTGCGCGAGCGGCGCGAGGACATCCCGCTGTTGGCGAATCATTTTCTGGAGAAATTCGCCCGTCAGATGAACCGTCCGGTCCAGCGGCTGGCGCCTGAGACGCTGGAGCTGCTGATGCGCTACGACTGGCCGGGCAACGTCCGCGAGCTGGAGAACTCGCTCGAGCGCGCCCTGCTGATGCGCCGCGAGGGCGACCTCAAGCCTGAAGATTTCCCCTTCCAGTTGCATCCTTCCGGGCCGCTCATTGCCACCGGGCGGCGGCTCGAAGACGTCGAGCGCGCCCACATTGAACGGATCCTCGCCGAAACCAACTGGAACCTGTCGAAGGCGGCGCGCATCCTCGACATCGACCGCACGACGCTTTACAACAAGATCCGAAAGTACGGCCTGCGCGAACCTGCGGGCCGGTGA
- the fucI gene encoding L-fucose isomerase, which produces MAETAILIANGDLRLSANQVCWPAQQEVEQKVMEAVRSLGHAIERGHPYDENRKHGFIDSQKYGMEVFRRIPPTAPLIVVEAVWQYSHHILHGLYTHQGPILTVANWSGQWPGLVGMLNLNGCLAKAGIPYSTLWSENFSDEFFLSNLKRWLEGERIVHDTRHVRPLAAFRLPPDCEEMGARMARELYRNKAIMGVFDEGCMGMYNAIVPDELLHRTGVFKERLSQSALYAEMLTVSEDEALEVRRWLDAKGMKFITGPNPETDLTDSQILDQCRMYIAALRIADDFGCDTIGIQYQQGLKDLAPASDLAEGLLNNVDRPPVKARGNGRILYEGRALPHFNEVDECAGLDALVTNRIWTALGYDPETTLHDVRYGEPYNGEYVWVFEISGAAPPQHFIGGYAGAVSERQPPMYFRLGGGTLKGVSKPGEIVWSRIFVDAGVLRADLGRAKVVELPREETERRWQMTTPQWPIMHAVLYGVTRDQMMARHKANHIQVAYAPDAAAANRALAVKAAMLREMGIDVNICGTHHGLE; this is translated from the coding sequence ATGGCAGAAACGGCAATTCTGATTGCAAACGGAGACCTGCGCCTCTCGGCCAACCAGGTTTGCTGGCCCGCCCAGCAGGAAGTGGAGCAGAAGGTCATGGAGGCGGTCCGCAGCCTCGGCCATGCCATCGAACGCGGCCATCCGTATGACGAGAACAGGAAGCACGGCTTCATCGACAGCCAGAAGTACGGCATGGAGGTGTTCCGCCGCATCCCGCCCACGGCGCCGCTGATCGTCGTCGAGGCCGTCTGGCAGTATTCGCATCATATTCTGCATGGCCTCTACACGCATCAGGGGCCGATCCTGACCGTCGCCAACTGGAGCGGGCAGTGGCCCGGTCTGGTGGGCATGCTGAACCTGAACGGGTGTCTGGCCAAGGCGGGCATCCCGTATTCGACGCTCTGGAGCGAAAATTTCAGCGACGAATTCTTCCTCTCCAACCTGAAACGCTGGCTGGAAGGCGAGAGGATCGTCCACGACACGCGCCACGTCCGGCCGCTGGCCGCCTTCCGCCTGCCGCCCGACTGCGAGGAGATGGGCGCCCGCATGGCGCGCGAGCTATACCGCAACAAGGCCATCATGGGCGTCTTCGACGAGGGCTGCATGGGCATGTACAACGCCATCGTGCCCGACGAACTGCTGCACCGCACGGGCGTGTTCAAGGAGCGGCTGTCGCAGTCGGCGCTGTATGCCGAGATGCTCACCGTCAGCGAGGACGAGGCGCTTGAGGTGCGGCGCTGGCTGGATGCGAAGGGCATGAAGTTCATCACCGGGCCCAACCCTGAGACCGACCTGACCGACTCGCAGATCCTCGACCAGTGCCGGATGTACATCGCCGCCCTGCGCATCGCCGACGACTTCGGCTGCGACACCATCGGCATCCAGTATCAGCAGGGGCTGAAGGACCTTGCGCCGGCCTCCGATCTCGCCGAGGGGCTGCTGAACAACGTGGACCGCCCGCCGGTGAAGGCCCGCGGCAATGGGCGCATTCTTTACGAGGGCCGGGCTCTACCACACTTCAACGAAGTGGACGAATGCGCCGGGCTCGACGCGCTGGTCACCAACCGCATCTGGACGGCGCTCGGCTATGATCCGGAGACCACGCTCCACGACGTGCGCTACGGCGAGCCGTACAACGGCGAATACGTGTGGGTGTTCGAGATCAGCGGCGCCGCGCCGCCGCAGCACTTCATCGGCGGCTACGCCGGCGCGGTGAGCGAGCGCCAGCCGCCCATGTATTTCCGTCTCGGCGGCGGCACGCTGAAGGGCGTCTCGAAACCTGGCGAGATCGTCTGGAGCCGCATCTTTGTTGACGCCGGCGTGCTGCGCGCCGACCTGGGCCGCGCGAAAGTGGTCGAGCTGCCGCGGGAGGAGACCGAGCGCCGCTGGCAGATGACCACCCCGCAGTGGCCCATCATGCACGCGGTGCTTTATGGGGTCACGCGGGACCAGATGATGGCGCGCCACAAGGCGAATCACATTCAGGTGGCCTACGCGCCCGACGCGGCCGCGGCCAACCGCGCGCTCGCCGTCAAGGCCGCCATGCTTCGCGAAATGGGCATCGACGTCAACATCTGCGGCACGCACCACGGGCTGGAGTAG
- a CDS encoding beta-ketoacyl-ACP reductase — protein MIETGLNGKVVIVTGAAAGIGHATAMRFSLEGCRVAAWDVQPCEHCPPDWFALQVDVADPADVEAAARAVAEKFGRIDVLVNNAGILRDGQLVKWRDGAVAGRMSDEDFSRVIDVNLKGVFQCTRAVVPYMIRGGGGVILNASSVVALYGNFGQTNYIASKAGVIGMTKVWARELGRYRIRVNAVAPGLVETSILKDMPEKVLEEMKRRTPLGRLGRPEEIAEAYVWLASDAASFITGAVLSVDGGIVTGT, from the coding sequence GTGATTGAGACGGGGCTGAACGGGAAAGTGGTCATCGTGACCGGCGCAGCCGCGGGCATTGGCCATGCGACAGCGATGCGATTTTCCCTGGAGGGTTGCCGCGTGGCGGCATGGGACGTTCAACCCTGTGAGCACTGCCCTCCGGACTGGTTCGCTCTTCAGGTGGATGTCGCGGACCCGGCAGACGTGGAGGCGGCGGCCCGCGCGGTGGCGGAAAAGTTCGGCCGCATCGACGTGCTCGTCAACAACGCCGGCATCCTGCGGGACGGGCAACTGGTGAAGTGGCGCGACGGGGCTGTGGCCGGCAGGATGTCGGACGAGGATTTCAGCCGGGTGATCGACGTCAACCTGAAAGGCGTCTTCCAGTGCACGCGCGCCGTGGTCCCGTACATGATCCGCGGCGGGGGCGGCGTGATCCTGAACGCCTCTTCGGTAGTGGCCCTGTACGGAAATTTCGGTCAGACGAATTACATCGCGTCGAAGGCCGGCGTGATCGGGATGACGAAGGTGTGGGCGCGAGAGCTGGGCCGTTACCGGATCCGCGTGAATGCGGTAGCCCCGGGCCTGGTGGAGACGTCCATCCTGAAGGACATGCCGGAGAAAGTTCTGGAAGAGATGAAGCGCCGCACGCCCCTCGGCCGCCTGGGGCGGCCCGAGGAGATTGCCGAGGCCTACGTCTGGCTTGCCTCTGACGCCGCAAGCTTCATCACCGGAGCGGTGCTTTCCGTCGACGGCGGCATCGTGACCGGCACCTGA
- a CDS encoding acetyl-CoA acetyltransferase: MKKIYIAAYHQSKFGKLMGMTVPEILRAAVEGACREIHAEPAALDVASVGAACNQSLNEQGLLAGLVAEAGGLEGKMIESVENACASGGQAVLSVTWKLQLGFGETGIAIGYEKMRGPDGKADGKLVGKALGYYSHPDERPGKTFVFPHIFAEIMQQYMAEYGVTEEDLARIAVEEYACAQHNPYAQMQGVALTLEQALRIEGVNRYVVEGLPLKTYDCSQITDGYAALILATEEGLARLGVRRQDCVELAGYGQATDRLGRAGRDVLRPRGAQRAMQQAYQMAGISPADVNVAEIHDCFTVMGAIGTEVIGMAEPGAGTRFWRDGQARVGGRCAINSSGGLIAKGHPVGATGVAMIGWCYWQLTGRAPAALQVASPRAAATFNIGGPVCASVCTVLRPAA; this comes from the coding sequence ATGAAAAAGATCTATATTGCCGCATATCACCAGTCGAAATTCGGAAAACTGATGGGCATGACCGTGCCCGAAATTCTCCGCGCCGCCGTCGAGGGCGCCTGCCGTGAAATCCACGCCGAGCCGGCCGCGCTGGACGTGGCCAGCGTCGGGGCGGCCTGCAACCAGAGCCTGAACGAGCAGGGGCTGCTCGCCGGCCTGGTGGCCGAAGCCGGCGGCCTTGAGGGGAAGATGATCGAGAGCGTCGAGAACGCCTGCGCCTCCGGCGGCCAGGCCGTCCTGAGCGTGACCTGGAAGCTCCAGCTGGGCTTTGGCGAGACGGGCATCGCCATTGGGTATGAGAAAATGCGCGGGCCGGACGGAAAAGCCGACGGAAAACTGGTGGGAAAGGCGCTTGGTTATTATTCTCATCCTGATGAAAGGCCCGGAAAAACGTTCGTATTTCCGCACATTTTTGCGGAAATCATGCAGCAATACATGGCCGAATACGGGGTGACCGAAGAGGACCTGGCGCGGATCGCCGTCGAGGAATACGCCTGCGCGCAGCACAACCCTTACGCGCAGATGCAGGGCGTGGCGCTGACGCTTGAGCAGGCGCTGCGGATCGAGGGCGTCAACCGCTACGTCGTCGAGGGGCTGCCGCTGAAGACCTATGACTGTTCGCAGATCACCGACGGCTACGCCGCGCTGATCCTGGCCACCGAAGAGGGCCTGGCCCGTCTGGGCGTGCGCCGGCAGGACTGCGTCGAGCTGGCCGGCTACGGCCAGGCCACTGATCGCCTGGGCCGCGCGGGCCGCGACGTGCTGCGGCCACGCGGCGCGCAGCGGGCGATGCAGCAGGCCTATCAGATGGCCGGGATCTCGCCGGCCGACGTCAACGTGGCCGAGATCCACGACTGCTTCACCGTCATGGGCGCCATCGGCACCGAGGTGATCGGCATGGCCGAGCCCGGCGCGGGAACGCGGTTCTGGCGGGACGGGCAGGCGCGGGTGGGCGGCCGTTGTGCGATCAACTCTTCCGGCGGCCTCATCGCCAAGGGCCATCCCGTCGGCGCCACCGGTGTGGCGATGATCGGCTGGTGTTACTGGCAGCTCACCGGCCGCGCGCCGGCCGCGCTTCAGGTGGCGTCGCCGCGCGCGGCAGCGACGTTCAACATCGGCGGCCCGGTTTGCGCCAGCGTCTGCACGGTGCTGCGGCCGGCCGCCTGA
- the tilS gene encoding tRNA(Ile)-lysidine synthase yields the protein MAPEGARLGVAVSGGADSVFLLEALRRLGYELHVLHVNHGLRGAESDSDERFVRELAAAYELPLTVHRAPAPAGENLEQALRRIRYEFFGRALAEHRLERVATGHTRSDQAETVLLRLARGAGAQGLAGIHPVTGTGIIRPLLEIGRGEIRAWLRSQGLAWREDSSNLDPQWRRNRVRQEILPLLAAALNPRIEEMLARSAALAWEDEQEWRRRVAAVMEELAPGKPPVVVEADWLRQLGPALGRRLVRQLLWLAAGRRMGLAFEHLDAVWRLATGPEGKGRVTVPGAVAWRSHGWVRFQSASGRLGPPPSPVLVTAPGEVVLGRWRIAVSQTPELPAAGRYNEVSALAPGAAEFPLTVRVRRPGDRFQPAGRAEPVKLKELFQRSKIPSWERAEWPMVEAGGRIVWCRGFGVAAWAAPARGGTAGLWIGAAREE from the coding sequence ATGGCCCCGGAGGGCGCCCGGCTGGGCGTGGCCGTCTCCGGCGGGGCCGACTCGGTTTTCCTGCTTGAGGCGCTGCGGCGGCTGGGATACGAGCTGCACGTGCTCCATGTGAATCACGGTCTGCGCGGCGCGGAGTCGGACTCGGACGAACGCTTTGTGCGGGAACTCGCTGCCGCCTACGAACTGCCGCTGACGGTGCACCGCGCCCCGGCGCCCGCGGGCGAGAATCTCGAGCAGGCGCTGCGCCGCATCCGCTATGAGTTCTTTGGCCGGGCGCTCGCCGAGCACCGTCTGGAGCGAGTCGCCACCGGCCACACCCGGTCTGACCAGGCGGAAACCGTGCTGCTGCGGCTGGCGCGCGGGGCGGGCGCGCAGGGACTGGCCGGCATCCATCCGGTCACGGGCACGGGCATCATCCGGCCACTGCTTGAAATCGGGCGCGGCGAGATCCGCGCCTGGCTCCGGTCGCAGGGCCTCGCCTGGCGCGAGGACTCCTCGAATCTCGACCCGCAGTGGCGGCGCAACCGTGTCCGGCAGGAGATCCTGCCGCTGCTTGCCGCGGCGCTGAATCCGCGAATCGAGGAGATGCTGGCCCGCTCGGCGGCGCTTGCCTGGGAGGATGAGCAGGAGTGGCGCCGCCGCGTGGCAGCAGTGATGGAAGAGCTTGCCCCCGGCAAGCCGCCGGTGGTTGTGGAAGCGGACTGGCTCCGCCAGCTCGGGCCGGCGCTTGGCCGACGTCTGGTGCGGCAGTTGCTCTGGCTGGCGGCCGGCCGCAGGATGGGTCTCGCCTTCGAACATCTGGACGCAGTGTGGCGGCTGGCGACCGGGCCGGAGGGGAAGGGAAGAGTCACGGTTCCTGGGGCCGTGGCCTGGCGCTCGCACGGATGGGTCCGGTTCCAGTCCGCGTCCGGGCGGCTCGGGCCGCCTCCCAGCCCCGTCCTGGTGACCGCGCCGGGCGAAGTGGTTCTTGGGCGCTGGAGGATCGCCGTCAGCCAGACGCCGGAGCTTCCGGCCGCGGGCCGCTATAATGAGGTCAGCGCGCTGGCGCCTGGAGCGGCGGAATTTCCTCTGACGGTTCGCGTGCGGCGGCCCGGCGACAGATTCCAGCCTGCGGGCCGGGCAGAGCCCGTGAAACTGAAGGAGTTGTTCCAACGATCAAAGATCCCCTCATGGGAACGGGCCGAATGGCCGATGGTGGAGGCAGGAGGTCGAATCGTGTGGTGCCGCGGCTTTGGCGTTGCGGCCTGGGCGGCGCCGGCCCGCGGCGGGACGGCCGGGCTCTGGATTGGCGCCGCGCGGGAGGAATAA